The Ictidomys tridecemlineatus isolate mIctTri1 chromosome 6, mIctTri1.hap1, whole genome shotgun sequence genome includes a region encoding these proteins:
- the Eif3d gene encoding eukaryotic translation initiation factor 3 subunit D, which produces MAKFMTPVIQDNPSGWGPCAVPEQFRDMPYQPFSKGDRLGKVADWTGATYQDKRYTNKYSSQFGGGSQYAYFHEEDETSFQLVDTARTQKTAYQRNRMRFAQRNLRRDKDRRNMLQFNLQTLPKSAKQKERERIRLQKKFQKQFGVRQKWDQKSQKPRDSSVEVRSDWEVKEEMDFPQLMKMRYLEVSEPQDIECCGALEYYDKAFDRITTRSEKPLRSIKRIFHTVTTTDDPVIRKLAKTQGNVFATDAILATLMSCTRSVYSWDIVVQRVGSKLFFDKRDNSDFDLLTVSETANEPPQDEGNSFNSPRNLAMEATYINHNFSQQCLRMGKERYNFPNPNPFVEDDMDKNEIASVAYRYRRWKLGDDIDLIVRCEHDGVMTGANGEVSFINIKTLNEWDSRHCNGVDWRQKLDSQRGAVIATELKNNSYKLARWTCCALLAGSEYLKLGYVSRYHVKDSSRHVILGTQQFKPNEFASQINLSVENAWGILRCVIDICMKLEEGKYLILKDPNKQVIRVYSLPDGTFSSDEDDEDEEEEEEEEEEEET; this is translated from the exons ATGGCGAAGTTCATGACACCGGTGATCCAGGACAACCCCTCAGGCTGGGGTCCCTGTGCTGTTCCTGAGCAGTTTCGGGATATGCCCTACCAGCCATTCAGCAAAGGAGATCGGCTGGGAAAG GTTGCAGACTGGACAGGGGCCACATACCAAGATAAGAGGTACACAA ATAAGTACTCCTCTCAGTTTGGTGGTGGGAGTCAGTATGCTTATTTCCATGAGGAGGATGAGACCAGCTTCCAGCTGGTGGATACAGCACGCACCCAGAAGACAGCCTACCAGCGGAACCGCATGAGATTTGCACAG CGGAACCTCCGCAGAGACAAAGATCGGCGCAACATGTTGCAGTTCAACCTGCAGACGCTGCCCAAGAGTGCCAAGCAGAAAGAGAG AGAACGCATCCGACTACagaaaaaattccagaaacaattTGGAGTGAGACAGAAGTGGGACCAAAAGTCACAG AAACCCCGAGACTCTTCAGTTGAGGTCCGCAGTGACTGGGAGGTGAAGGAGGAAATGGATTTCCCTCAATTGATGAAGATGCGCTACTTGGAAGTCTCGGAGCCGCAGGACAT TGAGTGCTGCGGGGCCCTGGAATACTATGACAAAGCCTTTGACCGCATCACCACCAGGAGCGAGAAGCCCCTGCGGAGCATCAAGCGCATCTTCCACACCGTCACCACCACAGATGACCCTGTCATCCGGAAG CTGGCAAAGACCCAGGGGAATGTGTTTGCCACCGATGCCATTCTGGCCACACTGATGAGCTGCACCCGCTCTGTGTATTCCTGGGACATTGTCGTCCAGAGAGTTGGGTCCAAGCTCTTCTTTGACAAGAGGGACAACTCCGACTTTG ACCTCCTGACTGTGAGTGAGACAGCCAATGAACCCCCTCAGGATGAAGGCAATTCCTTTAACTCACCCCGCAACCTGGCCATGGAGGCGACCTACATCAACCACAACTTCTCCCAACAGTGCCTGAGAATG GGGAAGGAAAGATACAACTTCCCCAACCCAAATCCCTTTGTGGAGGATGACATGGATAAGAATGAAATCGCCTCTGTCGCTTACCG TTACCGAAGGTGGAAGCTCGGAGACGATATTGACCTTATTGTCCGTTGTGAGCATGATGGCGTCATGACCGGAGCCAATGGGGAGGTGTCCTTCATCAACATCAAGACCCTCAACGAGTGGGACTCCAGG CACTGCAATGGCGTTGACTGGCGTCAGAAGCTGGACTCTCAGCGTGGGGCGGTCATTGCCACTGAGCTAAAGAATAACAGCTACAAGCTAGCCCGATGGACCTGCTGTGCTCTGCTGGCCGGATCCGAGTACCTCAAGCTTGG TTATGTGTCTCGGTACCATGTGAAGGACTCCTCTCGCCATGTCATCCTGGGCACCCAGCAGTTCAAGCCCAATGAGTTCGCCAGCCAGATCAACCTGAGCGTGGAGAACGCCTGGGGCATCCTGCGCTGCGTCATCGACATCTGCATGAAGCTGGAGGAGGGCAAGTACCTCATCCTCAAGGACCCCAACAAGCAGGTCATCCGAGTCTACAGCCTGCCTGATGGCACCTTCAGCTCTGATGAGGACGACGAGGacgaggaagaggaggaagaggaagaagaag AGGAAGAAACTTAA
- the Foxred2 gene encoding FAD-dependent oxidoreductase domain-containing protein 2 isoform X1: MHLSAAARLWGPPGLLLTLVLHPTLCLSSHRDYCVLGAGPAGLQMASFLQRAGRDYVVFERASAPGSFFTRYPRHRKLISINKRYTGKANAEFNLRHDWNSLLSHDPRLLFRHYSRAYFPDAGDMVRYLGDFADRLGLHVLYNTTITHVTLDKDQRAWNGHYFILTDQKGHTYQCSVLLVATGVSVPNKVDFPGSEYAEGYESVSVDPGDFVGQNVLILGRGNSAFETAENILGVTNFIHMLSRSRVRLSWATHYVGDLRAINNGLLDTYQLKSLDGLLESDLTDLAIVKDHEGRFHVTLKFFLEETSANQSADAIPLPQDDNDNFAMRVAYDRVIRCLGWRFDFSIFNQSLRLSSGSEFSKKYPLIRASYESKGSRGLFILGTASHSVDYRKSAGGFIHGFRYTVRAVHRLLEHRHHGVAWPSTELPITQLTNAIIRRVNEASGLYQMFSVLADVILLKENASAFEYLEEFPMQMLAQLETLTGRPARHGLFVVNMEYGRNFSGPDKDVFFYDRSVGHTEDAWLSNFLHPVIYFYRRLPTEQEVRFRPAQWPLPRPTAIHHVVEDFLTDWTAPVGHILPLRRFLENCLDTDLRSFYAESCFLFTLTRQKLPPFCQQGYLRMQGLMGTESLRRHGVESGLLKDYATMDEPLEDSSQQPGEHGPEGHRLSRGPPLQSLDSNKEEL; the protein is encoded by the exons ATGCACCTCTCCGCCGCGGCCCGGCTCTGGGGACCCCCGGGGCTGCTCCTGACGCTCGTCCTGCACCCGACTCTGTGCTTGAGCTCCCACCGGGACTACTGCGTGCTGGGCGCGGGGCCCGCGGGCCTGCAGATGGCCTCCTTCCTGCAGCGGGCCGGCAGAGACTATGTGGTCTTCGAACGCGCGTCGGCCCCGGGCAGCTTCTTCACGCGCTACCCGCGGCACCGCAAGCTCATCAGCATCAACAAGCGCTACACAGGAAAGGCCAACGCCGAGTTCAACCTCCGCCACGACTGGAACTCCCTACTCAGCCACGATCCCCGGCTCCTCTTCAGACACTACTCCCGCGCCTACTTCCCTGACGCTGGCGACATGGTGCGCTACCTGGGCGACTTCGCAGACAGGCTGGGGCTCCACGTGCTGTACAACACCACCATCACCCACGTCACTCTAGACAAGGACCAGCGGGCCTGGAACGGCCACTACTTCATCCTGACTGACCAGAAGGGCCATACATACCAATGCAG TGTCCTCCTTGTGGCCACTGGTGTGTCAGTCCCCAACAAGGTTGACTTCCCTGGCTCTGAATATGCAGAGGGTTATGAGTCTGTGTCCGTGGATCCTGGGGACTTTGTGGGTCAGAATGTGCTGATCCTGGGCCGCGGGAACTCGGCCTTTGAGACGGCAGAGAACATCTTGGGTGTCACGAACTTCATCCACATGCTGAGCCGCTCCCGGGTGCGGCTCTCCTGGGCCACCCACTACGTTGGAGACCTCAG AGCTATCAACAATGGCCTGCTGGACACCTATCAGCTGAAGTCCCTGGACGGGCTTCTCGAGTCGGACCTGACGGATCTGGCCATCGTGAAGGACCACGAGGGCAGGTTCCACGTCACCCTGAAGTTCTTCCTGGAGGAAACCAGCGCCAACCAGAGTGCTGATgccatccccctcccccaggaCGACAACGACAACTTCGCCATGCGCGTGGCCTACGACCGGGTCATCCGCTGCCTGGGCTGGAGATTCGACTTCTCCATCTTCAACCA GTCCCTCAGACTCAGCTCCGGGAGCGAGTTCAGCAAGAAGTACCCACTGATCAGAGCCAGCTATGAGTCCAAAGGCAGTCGCGGCCTCTTCATCCTGGGCACCGCCAGCCACTCGGTGGACTACCGCAAATCAGCTGGGGGCTTCATCCACGGATTCCGGTACACAG TGCGAGCCGTCCACCGGCTGCTGGAGCATCGGCACCATGGCGTGGCCTGGCCCTCCACCGAGCTGCCCATCACACAGCTCACCAACGCCATCATCCGGCGCGTGAACGAGGCCTCGGGGCTCTACCAGATGTTCAGTGTGCTGGCCGATGTCATCCTGCTCAAGGA GAACGCCTCGGCCTTCGAGTACCTGGAGGAGTTCCCCATGCAGATGCTGGCCCAGCTGGAGACGCTCACCGGGAGGCCGGCCCGGCACGGGCTCTTCGTCGTCAACATGGAGTACGGCAGGAACTTCTCTGGGCCCGACAAGGATGTCTTCTTTTATGACCGGTCGGTGGGGCACACCGAGGACGCCTGGCTGTCCAACTTCCTCCACCCTGTCATCTACTTCTACAGACGCCTCCCCACCG AGCAGGAGGTGAGGTTCCGCCCCGCACAGTGGCCCCTGCCACGGCCCACGGCCATCCACCACGTCGTGGAAGACTTCCTGACCGACTGGACGGCGCCCGTGGGACACATCCTGCCCCTGCGGCGCTTCCTGGAGAACTGTCTGGACACCGACCTGCGGAGCTTCTACGCAG AGTCCTGTTTCCTGTTCACCCTGACGCGCCAGAAGCTGCCCCCGTTTTGCCAGCAGGGGTACCTGAGAATGCAGGGGCTCATGGGCACCGAGAGCCTTCGGCGGCATGGCGTGGAGAGCGGGCTCCTGAAGGACTATGCCACCATGGACGAGCCCCTGGAGGACAGCAGCCAGCAGCCTGGGGAACACGGGCCAGAAGGTCACCGCCTGTCTCGGGGGCCTCCACTCCAGTCCCTTGACAGCAACAAGGAGGAGCTCTGA
- the Foxred2 gene encoding FAD-dependent oxidoreductase domain-containing protein 2 isoform X2: MHLSAAARLWGPPGLLLTLVLHPTLCLSSHRDYCVLGAGPAGLQMASFLQRAGRDYVVFERASAPGSFFTRYPRHRKLISINKRYTGKANAEFNLRHDWNSLLSHDPRLLFRHYSRAYFPDAGDMVRYLGDFADRLGLHVLYNTTITHVTLDKDQRAWNGHYFILTDQKGHTYQCSVLLVATGVSVPNKVDFPGSEYAEGYESVSVDPGDFVGQNVLILGRGNSAFETAENILGVTNFIHMLSRSRVRLSWATHYVGDLRAINNGLLDTYQLKSLDGLLESDLTDLAIVKDHEGRFHVTLKFFLEETSANQSADAIPLPQDDNDNFAMRVAYDRVIRCLGWRFDFSIFNQSLRLSSGSEFSKKYPLIRASYESKGSRGLFILGTASHSVDYRKSAGGFIHGFRYTVRAVHRLLEHRHHGVAWPSTELPITQLTNAIIRRVNEASGLYQMFSVLADVILLKENASAFEYLEEFPMQMLAQLETLTGRPARHGLFVVNMEYGRNFSGPDKDVFFYDRSVGHTEDAWLSNFLHPVIYFYRRLPTGGEVPPRTVAPATAHGHPPRRGRLPDRLDGARGTHPAPAALPGELSGHRPAELLRRVLFPVHPDAPEAAPVLPAGVPENAGAHGHREPSAAWRGERAPEGLCHHGRAPGGQQPAAWGTRARRSPPVSGASTPVP, encoded by the exons ATGCACCTCTCCGCCGCGGCCCGGCTCTGGGGACCCCCGGGGCTGCTCCTGACGCTCGTCCTGCACCCGACTCTGTGCTTGAGCTCCCACCGGGACTACTGCGTGCTGGGCGCGGGGCCCGCGGGCCTGCAGATGGCCTCCTTCCTGCAGCGGGCCGGCAGAGACTATGTGGTCTTCGAACGCGCGTCGGCCCCGGGCAGCTTCTTCACGCGCTACCCGCGGCACCGCAAGCTCATCAGCATCAACAAGCGCTACACAGGAAAGGCCAACGCCGAGTTCAACCTCCGCCACGACTGGAACTCCCTACTCAGCCACGATCCCCGGCTCCTCTTCAGACACTACTCCCGCGCCTACTTCCCTGACGCTGGCGACATGGTGCGCTACCTGGGCGACTTCGCAGACAGGCTGGGGCTCCACGTGCTGTACAACACCACCATCACCCACGTCACTCTAGACAAGGACCAGCGGGCCTGGAACGGCCACTACTTCATCCTGACTGACCAGAAGGGCCATACATACCAATGCAG TGTCCTCCTTGTGGCCACTGGTGTGTCAGTCCCCAACAAGGTTGACTTCCCTGGCTCTGAATATGCAGAGGGTTATGAGTCTGTGTCCGTGGATCCTGGGGACTTTGTGGGTCAGAATGTGCTGATCCTGGGCCGCGGGAACTCGGCCTTTGAGACGGCAGAGAACATCTTGGGTGTCACGAACTTCATCCACATGCTGAGCCGCTCCCGGGTGCGGCTCTCCTGGGCCACCCACTACGTTGGAGACCTCAG AGCTATCAACAATGGCCTGCTGGACACCTATCAGCTGAAGTCCCTGGACGGGCTTCTCGAGTCGGACCTGACGGATCTGGCCATCGTGAAGGACCACGAGGGCAGGTTCCACGTCACCCTGAAGTTCTTCCTGGAGGAAACCAGCGCCAACCAGAGTGCTGATgccatccccctcccccaggaCGACAACGACAACTTCGCCATGCGCGTGGCCTACGACCGGGTCATCCGCTGCCTGGGCTGGAGATTCGACTTCTCCATCTTCAACCA GTCCCTCAGACTCAGCTCCGGGAGCGAGTTCAGCAAGAAGTACCCACTGATCAGAGCCAGCTATGAGTCCAAAGGCAGTCGCGGCCTCTTCATCCTGGGCACCGCCAGCCACTCGGTGGACTACCGCAAATCAGCTGGGGGCTTCATCCACGGATTCCGGTACACAG TGCGAGCCGTCCACCGGCTGCTGGAGCATCGGCACCATGGCGTGGCCTGGCCCTCCACCGAGCTGCCCATCACACAGCTCACCAACGCCATCATCCGGCGCGTGAACGAGGCCTCGGGGCTCTACCAGATGTTCAGTGTGCTGGCCGATGTCATCCTGCTCAAGGA GAACGCCTCGGCCTTCGAGTACCTGGAGGAGTTCCCCATGCAGATGCTGGCCCAGCTGGAGACGCTCACCGGGAGGCCGGCCCGGCACGGGCTCTTCGTCGTCAACATGGAGTACGGCAGGAACTTCTCTGGGCCCGACAAGGATGTCTTCTTTTATGACCGGTCGGTGGGGCACACCGAGGACGCCTGGCTGTCCAACTTCCTCCACCCTGTCATCTACTTCTACAGACGCCTCCCCACCG GAGGTGAGGTTCCGCCCCGCACAGTGGCCCCTGCCACGGCCCACGGCCATCCACCACGTCGTGGAAGACTTCCTGACCGACTGGACGGCGCCCGTGGGACACATCCTGCCCCTGCGGCGCTTCCTGGAGAACTGTCTGGACACCGACCTGCGGAGCTTCTACGCAG AGTCCTGTTTCCTGTTCACCCTGACGCGCCAGAAGCTGCCCCCGTTTTGCCAGCAGGGGTACCTGAGAATGCAGGGGCTCATGGGCACCGAGAGCCTTCGGCGGCATGGCGTGGAGAGCGGGCTCCTGAAGGACTATGCCACCATGGACGAGCCCCTGGAGGACAGCAGCCAGCAGCCTGGGGAACACGGGCCAGAAGGTCACCGCCTGTCTCGGGGGCCTCCACTCCAGTCCCTTGA